One genomic window of Pseudomonas aeruginosa includes the following:
- a CDS encoding porin — protein MNKNNTAVRRILPLTLASLGALGGLQPAAADILLYDKDETTFSTDGYFNAFYVNSDVDRQGETYDRRQSRVKMGFLPNYIGFNFGRKVDEMSLGGRASFWVTINDSETDGTDTAIDVRQFYGTVAGDWGEVLIGKDFGLFSRSNIFLDELLAGFGNPSDTLGLVDGKGVSFGNIGTGYPYPFPTSQITYRNNNLLPGLRIAVGILDPIDSNQIDKDASDGLDDKAYQDNPRYESEVSYQFDLAGAQVYSWINGGYQTSKNTSDSVDSVTSKGVGYGLQVKMGGFSVTGSGFTAKGINPFFTNNAGEAALREVDSRGALLQGSYSWGKNRLALSYGKTVDDGNGLGSAADYESRGIAYFRTINDNLKLVAELNRYRIDGRDGAALDEDTDTVALGAVLNW, from the coding sequence ATGAACAAGAACAACACCGCCGTTCGCCGAATCCTGCCGCTGACCCTGGCCTCGCTGGGTGCCCTGGGCGGCCTGCAACCGGCCGCCGCCGATATCCTGCTGTACGACAAGGACGAGACCACCTTTTCCACCGACGGCTACTTCAACGCCTTCTACGTCAACAGCGACGTCGACCGCCAGGGCGAGACCTACGATCGCCGCCAGTCGCGGGTGAAGATGGGATTCCTGCCGAACTACATCGGCTTCAACTTCGGCAGGAAGGTCGACGAGATGAGCCTCGGTGGTCGCGCTTCCTTCTGGGTGACCATCAACGACAGCGAGACCGACGGCACCGATACCGCCATCGACGTCCGTCAGTTCTACGGCACGGTCGCCGGCGACTGGGGCGAGGTGCTGATCGGCAAGGACTTCGGCCTGTTCTCGCGCTCGAACATCTTCCTCGACGAACTGCTGGCCGGTTTCGGCAACCCCAGCGACACCCTCGGCCTGGTGGACGGCAAGGGCGTCTCCTTCGGCAACATCGGCACCGGCTATCCGTATCCGTTCCCCACCTCGCAGATCACCTACCGCAACAACAACCTGCTGCCCGGCCTGCGCATCGCCGTGGGCATCCTCGACCCGATCGACTCCAACCAGATCGACAAAGATGCCAGCGACGGCCTCGACGACAAGGCCTACCAGGACAACCCGCGCTACGAGAGCGAGGTCAGCTACCAGTTCGACCTGGCCGGGGCGCAGGTCTACAGCTGGATCAACGGCGGCTACCAGACTTCGAAGAACACCAGCGACAGCGTCGACAGCGTGACTTCCAAGGGGGTCGGCTATGGCTTGCAGGTGAAGATGGGCGGCTTCTCCGTGACCGGTTCGGGGTTCACCGCCAAGGGCATCAATCCCTTCTTCACCAACAACGCCGGCGAAGCCGCGCTGCGCGAGGTGGACAGCCGCGGCGCATTGCTGCAGGGCTCGTATTCATGGGGCAAGAACCGCCTGGCGCTGTCCTACGGCAAGACCGTCGACGACGGCAACGGCCTGGGTTCCGCGGCCGACTACGAGAGTCGCGGCATCGCCTATTTCCGTACGATCAACGACAACCTCAAGCTGGTCGCCGAGCTGAACCGCTACCGGATCGACGGGCGCGACGGTGCCGCGCTCGACGAGGACACCGACACCGTGGCCCTCGGCGCCGTACTGAACTGGTGA
- the pqqF gene encoding pyrroloquinoline quinone biosynthesis protein PqqF, with translation MDRHAQHHPRSRACVLPNGLRLHLAHDPAASRAAAWLRVAAGSHDEPSAHPGLAHFLEHLSFLGGAAFPGDERLMPWLQVRGGQVNASTRGRTTDYFFEVTAEHLGAGLARLIDMLARPLLDIDAQRREREVLEAEYLARSADEQTLIDAALALGLPAGHPLRRFAAGRRDSLALENDAFQRALREFHAAHYHAGNCQLWLQGPQALDELERLAQRACADLPGRAPGASPPPPPLLPFAGEALALRLPGPPRLVLGFALDALREADEQTLQAFAELLGDRSPGGLLAALGEQGLGESAALRVVHRDARQALLALTFELFDGSAAAALEAAFFDWLGDLRDDAASLLAARRPLLAEPTAPLERLRQRVLGLPAEIRPACLDALRADRCLRLHLDSELDGAEARWSAGFRLSVAPVAAAPPLAAQRHAWRFELPLPPSAAAEGALFLRWRFPGVPARSRFLALRQALRPLCGQARLGGVEMGLEALGEDWSLSLLGPRDRLEAAVRPALARLLAAPPDWRANGERLSSAERRRSASGLPIRQLLDALPGLLGEPLAEVDDWRRTRWDALVMQAAMPDPRWMPGQAAGERLEPLPPRPGRHRRELAMDGESALLLFCPLPTQEVPMEAAWRLLARLHEPAFQRRLRDELQLGYALFCGFREVGARRGLLFAAQSPRACPERLLEHMETFLQRSAEALAQLPARRLAGLREALADDLRRAPGSFAERARRAWAEHLGGGAGRSRLLAEAALGLSGDDLLAAQARLLEARGGWWVLSSRR, from the coding sequence ATGGATCGCCACGCCCAACACCACCCCAGGAGCCGCGCCTGCGTGCTGCCCAACGGCCTGCGCCTGCACCTGGCGCATGATCCGGCGGCATCGCGCGCCGCTGCCTGGCTGCGGGTGGCGGCGGGCAGCCACGACGAGCCGAGCGCGCATCCCGGCCTGGCCCACTTCCTCGAGCACCTGTCGTTTCTCGGTGGCGCGGCGTTTCCCGGCGACGAGCGCCTGATGCCGTGGTTGCAGGTGCGCGGCGGCCAGGTCAACGCCAGCACCCGGGGCAGGACCACCGACTATTTCTTCGAGGTGACGGCGGAGCACCTTGGCGCCGGTCTGGCACGGCTGATCGACATGCTCGCCCGCCCCTTGCTGGACATCGATGCGCAACGGCGCGAGCGCGAAGTACTCGAGGCCGAATACCTGGCGCGCTCGGCCGACGAGCAGACCCTGATCGACGCAGCGCTGGCCCTCGGCCTGCCCGCCGGACACCCCCTGCGGCGTTTCGCTGCCGGGCGCCGCGACAGCCTGGCCCTGGAGAACGATGCGTTCCAGCGGGCCCTGCGCGAATTCCATGCCGCCCACTATCACGCCGGCAATTGCCAGCTATGGCTGCAAGGGCCGCAGGCACTGGACGAGCTGGAGAGGCTGGCGCAGCGTGCCTGCGCCGACCTGCCGGGGCGCGCGCCAGGCGCGAGTCCGCCGCCGCCGCCGTTGCTGCCCTTCGCCGGCGAAGCGCTGGCGCTGCGCCTGCCGGGACCGCCGCGGCTGGTGCTGGGCTTTGCCCTCGACGCTTTGCGGGAGGCCGACGAACAGACCCTGCAGGCGTTCGCCGAATTGCTCGGCGATCGCTCGCCGGGCGGGTTGCTGGCGGCACTCGGCGAACAGGGCCTGGGCGAATCGGCGGCGCTGCGGGTGGTTCATCGGGACGCGCGGCAGGCGCTCCTGGCGTTGACCTTCGAACTGTTCGACGGCAGCGCGGCGGCGGCGCTGGAGGCGGCCTTTTTCGACTGGCTGGGCGACCTGCGCGACGATGCCGCCAGCCTGCTGGCGGCGCGCCGGCCGTTGCTGGCGGAGCCCACTGCACCGCTGGAGCGACTACGCCAGCGCGTTCTTGGCCTGCCAGCGGAGATTCGCCCGGCCTGCCTGGACGCGCTGCGCGCCGACCGTTGCCTGCGGCTGCACCTGGACAGCGAACTCGACGGTGCCGAAGCGCGCTGGTCGGCGGGCTTCCGCCTGAGTGTGGCGCCGGTTGCCGCAGCGCCGCCGCTGGCCGCGCAGCGGCATGCCTGGCGCTTCGAACTGCCGTTGCCGCCCAGTGCCGCCGCCGAGGGCGCGCTGTTCCTGCGCTGGCGCTTTCCCGGTGTGCCCGCACGGTCACGCTTCCTGGCGCTGCGCCAGGCGTTGCGTCCGCTGTGCGGCCAGGCGCGCCTGGGGGGAGTGGAGATGGGCCTGGAGGCGCTCGGCGAAGACTGGTCGCTGAGCCTGCTCGGTCCGCGCGATCGCCTCGAGGCCGCCGTGCGCCCGGCCCTGGCCCGGCTCCTCGCGGCGCCGCCCGACTGGCGCGCAAACGGCGAGCGTCTGTCCTCCGCCGAGCGGCGCCGCAGCGCCAGTGGCCTGCCGATCCGGCAGTTGCTGGACGCCTTGCCCGGCCTACTCGGCGAGCCGCTGGCGGAGGTCGACGACTGGCGGCGGACCCGCTGGGACGCCTTGGTCATGCAGGCCGCGATGCCAGATCCCCGATGGATGCCCGGCCAGGCTGCCGGCGAGCGCCTGGAGCCTCTGCCGCCGAGGCCCGGACGGCATCGCCGCGAACTGGCCATGGACGGCGAGTCGGCGTTGCTGCTGTTCTGTCCGCTGCCCACGCAGGAGGTGCCGATGGAGGCGGCCTGGCGCTTGCTGGCGCGCCTGCACGAACCGGCCTTCCAGCGGCGCCTGCGCGACGAGCTGCAACTGGGCTACGCGTTGTTCTGCGGCTTCCGCGAGGTCGGCGCCCGGCGCGGCCTGCTGTTCGCCGCGCAATCTCCGCGTGCCTGCCCGGAACGCCTGCTGGAGCATATGGAGACCTTCCTCCAGCGCTCCGCCGAGGCGCTCGCGCAACTGCCGGCGCGACGCCTGGCCGGCCTGCGCGAAGCCCTCGCCGACGACCTGCGCCGAGCACCGGGTAGCTTCGCCGAGCGAGCACGGCGCGCCTGGGCGGAGCACCTTGGCGGTGGTGCCGGTCGCTCCCGGCTGCTCGCCGAGGCCGCCCTCGGCCTGAGCGGCGACGACCTGCTCGCGGCCCAGGCCCGGTTGCTGGAGGCGCGTGGCGGCTGGTGGGTGCTTTCCAGCCGGCGCTGA
- a CDS encoding phosphoethanolamine transferase, whose protein sequence is MSKARAVRPELLTLLVSLAFLLFYNLPLWQRLLAITPGGWQGLGMMLAVGLMIAAIFNLALTLLAFRWLLKPALTLLILAAAGTTYFMTQYGVLMDVGMLRNVMQTNPAEVADLLSPKLAVYLALLGALPVWLLWRTPVRYRPWPRELLSKLLVALACLALLAGVALTNYQGLSSLFRNNKELRLQVTPSNLVGAAIGYAKGQAQAASQPLRPIAVDARRADLWQGHARKSLTVLVVGESARAQNFGLNGYARETNPRLKAEEGLINFSNVHSCGTETAVSVPCMFSNLGRADYSDARARTQEGLLDVLQRAGLRVLWRDNQSGCKGTCDRVAFQDLSESKDPALCAGGECHDEILLRDLQAFIDGLQQDTVLVLHQMGSHGPAYFKRYPREYEKFTPVCASNDFSACSRDSIINGYDNTLLYTDHVLASLIDLLRKNEERIDTGMLYLSDHGESLGEYNLYLHGTPYLLAPDQQKHVGMLAWFSPGYQSAFGLDSGCLRQRSNEELSQDNLFHSMLGLLEVRTGAYDPGLDLFAPCRAPEVLQALKADGGRALYSEEASGQEPPAS, encoded by the coding sequence ATGTCGAAAGCCCGCGCCGTCCGTCCCGAACTGCTGACCCTGCTGGTCAGCCTCGCCTTCCTGCTGTTCTACAACCTGCCGCTGTGGCAACGCCTGCTGGCGATCACCCCGGGGGGCTGGCAGGGCCTCGGCATGATGCTGGCGGTCGGCCTGATGATCGCCGCGATCTTCAACCTGGCGCTGACCCTGCTGGCGTTCCGCTGGCTGCTCAAGCCGGCGCTGACCCTGCTGATCCTGGCGGCCGCCGGTACCACCTACTTCATGACCCAGTACGGCGTGCTGATGGACGTCGGCATGCTGCGCAACGTCATGCAGACCAACCCGGCCGAGGTCGCCGACCTGCTTTCGCCGAAGCTCGCCGTCTACCTGGCGTTGCTTGGCGCGCTGCCGGTCTGGCTGCTGTGGCGCACGCCGGTGCGCTACCGGCCGTGGCCACGCGAGCTGCTGAGCAAGCTGCTGGTGGCGCTCGCCTGCCTGGCCCTGCTTGCCGGGGTGGCGCTGACCAATTACCAGGGGCTGTCCTCGCTGTTCCGCAACAACAAGGAACTGCGCCTGCAGGTCACCCCGAGCAACCTGGTCGGCGCCGCCATCGGCTACGCCAAGGGCCAGGCCCAGGCCGCCAGCCAGCCGCTGCGGCCGATCGCCGTCGATGCCCGGCGCGCCGACCTGTGGCAGGGCCATGCGCGCAAGTCGCTGACCGTGCTGGTGGTGGGTGAGAGCGCGCGGGCACAGAACTTCGGCCTCAACGGCTACGCTCGCGAGACCAACCCGCGGCTGAAGGCCGAGGAGGGCCTGATCAACTTCTCCAACGTGCACTCCTGCGGTACCGAGACCGCGGTGTCGGTGCCCTGCATGTTCTCCAACCTGGGCCGCGCGGACTACAGCGACGCTCGCGCGCGCACCCAGGAAGGCCTTCTCGATGTGTTGCAGCGCGCAGGCCTGCGGGTCCTGTGGCGGGACAACCAGTCCGGCTGCAAGGGCACCTGCGACCGCGTCGCCTTCCAGGACCTGAGCGAGAGCAAGGATCCGGCCCTGTGCGCCGGCGGCGAGTGCCATGACGAGATCCTCCTGCGCGACTTGCAGGCCTTCATCGACGGGCTGCAACAGGACACCGTGCTGGTCCTGCACCAGATGGGCAGCCACGGCCCGGCCTACTTCAAGCGCTATCCCAGGGAGTACGAGAAGTTCACCCCGGTCTGCGCCAGCAACGACTTCAGCGCCTGCTCGCGGGACAGCATCATCAACGGCTACGACAACACCCTGCTGTACACCGACCACGTGCTGGCCAGCCTGATCGACCTGCTGCGCAAGAACGAAGAGCGCATCGATACCGGCATGCTCTACCTCTCCGACCATGGCGAGTCGCTCGGCGAGTACAACCTCTACCTGCATGGCACGCCTTACCTGCTGGCGCCGGACCAGCAGAAGCACGTCGGCATGCTGGCCTGGTTCTCGCCCGGCTACCAGAGCGCCTTCGGCCTCGACAGTGGCTGCCTGCGCCAGCGCAGCAACGAGGAGCTGTCCCAGGACAACCTGTTCCACTCGATGCTCGGCCTGCTGGAAGTGCGCACCGGCGCCTACGATCCCGGCCTCGACCTGTTCGCCCCGTGCCGTGCGCCGGAGGTCCTGCAGGCGCTCAAGGCCGACGGCGGACGGGCGCTGTACTCCGAGGAAGCGTCTGGCCAGGAGCCGCCGGCTTCCTGA
- the nahK gene encoding hybrid sensor histidine kinase/response regulator NahK/ErcS', whose protein sequence is MACISTRPSPGSPLADPAEVSVAELQARVVALEEERHKLQRINQALIGRIESSAAQSDEAYGAFQYSVVLAEQVRERTDALSQTMLELKASNQLLSDARLRAETAHQHLLDAIESISDAFVLFDPQQRIVLFNERFRALWIDSRARIGPGMRRAELHRLARSGGLIVEEQRGGDQQTLYRLRDERWLRMSERPTRDGGLAVLYSDVTEIKLSETARREQALAQKSHLLQRAVDNLSQGVAMVGADGVLELWNRRFLELCGLAPIAGHRAFAEVMAESELPLLTPRSQDSQGSPLSAREQRLFDGRVLEIRTHALPTGGFVNTFTDITERYRHAEALRASERWIRLITDQVPALIAYLSDELVYEFTNKVYEEWYRWPSGSMLGRCLRDVHGAEHCRRLEPYFERALAGESVTFEIAETALSGEERYMQRSYVPNRQADGRVAGLFVLIRDITERRRTAEALHQAYQNLEQRVRERTAELTTLNDQFKREIHERSQVEARLREAKREAEQANLSKTKFLAAVSHDLLQPLNAARLFTSALQERGSATRDNEALVNNISHSLEDVENLLGTLVDISKLDAGVITPDIAPFELGELLGNLAAEYRQVAASEGLRLDFVACGALVRSDQQLLARILRNLLSNAIRYTPRGRVLLGCRRHRQRLSIEVWDTGVGIAADKLGEIFQEFKRGESQRCHQDRGLGLGLAIVDKIARMLGHRVRVGSLPGKGSCFAIEVPLARHAPRSRAEPLASADDLRERLRGSRVWVLDNDAAICAGMRTLLEAWGCRVVTALSEEDLARQVDNYHAEADLLIVDYHLDDQRNGVDAVAAINARRGSPLPALMITANYSNELKQQVRELGHTLMHKPVRPMKLKTALCHLLEREASV, encoded by the coding sequence ATGGCATGCATATCAACCAGACCTTCACCGGGGTCGCCATTGGCCGACCCCGCGGAGGTGTCCGTCGCTGAGCTGCAGGCGCGGGTCGTCGCCCTCGAAGAAGAGCGGCACAAGTTGCAGCGGATCAACCAGGCGCTGATCGGACGCATCGAGTCGAGCGCTGCGCAGAGCGACGAGGCCTACGGTGCCTTCCAGTATTCCGTGGTGTTGGCCGAGCAGGTCCGCGAGCGCACCGACGCGCTGAGCCAGACGATGCTCGAACTGAAGGCCAGCAACCAGTTGCTCAGCGACGCTCGCCTGCGTGCCGAGACCGCCCACCAGCATCTGCTCGACGCCATCGAAAGCATCTCCGACGCCTTCGTCCTGTTCGATCCGCAGCAACGCATCGTGTTGTTCAACGAGCGCTTCCGCGCGCTGTGGATCGACAGCCGGGCGCGGATCGGTCCTGGCATGCGTCGCGCCGAACTGCACCGGCTGGCGCGTAGCGGCGGGCTGATCGTCGAGGAGCAGCGCGGCGGCGACCAGCAGACCCTGTACCGCCTGCGCGACGAGCGCTGGCTGCGGATGAGCGAGCGACCGACCCGCGACGGCGGGCTGGCGGTGCTCTACAGCGACGTCACCGAGATCAAGCTCAGCGAGACCGCGCGCCGCGAGCAGGCCCTGGCGCAGAAGTCGCACCTGTTGCAGCGGGCGGTGGACAATCTCTCCCAGGGCGTGGCGATGGTCGGTGCCGACGGCGTGCTGGAGTTGTGGAACCGGCGCTTCCTGGAGCTCTGCGGGCTGGCCCCGATCGCCGGGCACCGGGCCTTCGCCGAAGTCATGGCGGAGAGCGAATTGCCGTTGCTCACGCCGCGTAGCCAGGACTCCCAGGGGAGTCCGCTGAGCGCCCGCGAGCAGCGCCTGTTCGATGGCCGGGTGCTGGAGATCCGTACCCATGCACTGCCCACCGGCGGCTTCGTCAACACCTTCACCGACATCACCGAACGCTATCGCCACGCCGAGGCGTTGCGTGCCAGCGAGCGCTGGATCCGCCTGATCACCGACCAGGTGCCGGCGCTGATCGCCTATCTCAGCGACGAACTGGTCTACGAATTCACCAACAAGGTCTACGAGGAGTGGTACCGCTGGCCCAGCGGCTCGATGCTCGGCCGCTGCCTGCGCGACGTGCATGGCGCCGAGCACTGCCGGCGCCTGGAGCCGTACTTCGAGCGGGCTCTGGCCGGCGAAAGCGTGACCTTCGAGATCGCCGAGACCGCGTTGTCCGGCGAGGAGCGCTACATGCAGCGCTCCTACGTGCCGAACCGCCAGGCCGACGGCCGGGTCGCCGGGCTGTTCGTGCTGATTCGGGATATCACCGAGCGCCGGCGGACCGCCGAGGCGCTGCACCAGGCCTACCAGAACCTCGAACAGCGGGTGCGCGAGCGGACCGCCGAGCTGACCACCCTCAACGACCAGTTCAAGCGCGAGATCCACGAGCGCAGCCAGGTCGAGGCGCGCCTGCGCGAGGCCAAGCGCGAGGCGGAACAGGCCAACCTGTCGAAGACCAAGTTCCTCGCGGCGGTCAGCCACGACCTGCTGCAACCGCTGAACGCCGCGCGGCTGTTCACCAGCGCCTTGCAGGAGCGCGGCAGCGCGACGCGGGACAACGAGGCGCTGGTGAACAACATCAGCCATTCGCTGGAGGACGTGGAGAACCTGCTCGGCACCCTGGTGGACATTTCCAAGCTGGACGCCGGCGTGATCACCCCGGACATCGCCCCGTTCGAGCTTGGCGAACTGCTCGGCAACCTGGCCGCGGAGTACCGCCAGGTAGCCGCCAGCGAAGGGCTACGCCTGGACTTCGTGGCCTGCGGGGCGCTGGTCCGCAGCGACCAGCAACTGCTCGCGCGAATCCTCCGCAATCTGCTTTCCAACGCCATCCGCTATACCCCGCGAGGGCGCGTGCTGCTGGGTTGCCGCCGGCATCGGCAGCGCCTGTCGATCGAGGTCTGGGACACCGGGGTGGGCATCGCCGCCGACAAGCTCGGCGAGATTTTCCAGGAATTCAAGCGCGGCGAGTCACAGCGTTGTCACCAGGACCGCGGGCTCGGCCTGGGATTGGCGATCGTCGACAAGATCGCCCGCATGCTCGGCCACCGGGTCCGGGTCGGCTCGCTGCCGGGCAAGGGCTCATGCTTCGCCATCGAGGTACCGCTGGCCCGCCATGCCCCGCGCAGTCGCGCCGAGCCGCTGGCCAGCGCGGACGACCTGCGCGAGCGCCTGCGTGGTTCGCGGGTGTGGGTGCTGGACAACGATGCGGCGATCTGCGCAGGCATGCGCACGTTGCTCGAAGCCTGGGGCTGCCGGGTAGTGACGGCGCTGTCGGAGGAAGACCTGGCGCGGCAGGTCGACAACTACCATGCCGAGGCCGACCTGCTGATCGTCGACTATCACCTCGACGACCAGCGCAACGGCGTCGACGCGGTCGCCGCGATCAACGCCCGGCGCGGCTCGCCGCTGCCGGCGCTGATGATCACCGCCAACTACAGCAACGAGCTCAAGCAGCAGGTCCGCGAGCTTGGCCATACCCTGATGCACAAGCCGGTGCGGCCGATGAAGCTGAAGACCGCGCTCTGCCACTTGCTGGAGCGCGAAGCCTCGGTCTGA
- the nosP gene encoding nitric oxide-sensing protein NosP, translating to MYEGQGEGVCRGMSSARDVEVVAQDLARQLIHPHLGFVLFFCSAEYDLPALAEMLERYFGGIDLVGCTTAGEITPAGYGRGCVSAVGFDVRSFAISSALIDEMERFSLLDAQQMVETLVAGCRRGGLAPIKDHSFALTLLDGLSSREEVVLAALGAALGAIPHFGGSAGDDRHLTHTHVYHQGQFHTGAAVVVLVNTWLDFEVFTTHHVVPRAEKLVVTRADSGSRRVHELNAEPAALEYARLVGVAPQALDFALFSAHPLAVRVDERYYVRSIQQANEDLSLTFYCAVENGIVLTAMSTGPLLPNLEAQFRRLHERLGPPLLTIGCDCFLRRLELEVGGDTQATAAFLRSQQVIGFNTYGEQFNGMHINQTFTGVAIGRPRGGVRR from the coding sequence ATGTACGAAGGGCAGGGGGAAGGGGTCTGCAGGGGCATGTCCAGCGCGCGCGACGTCGAAGTGGTGGCCCAGGACCTGGCGCGCCAGCTTATCCATCCGCACCTGGGCTTCGTGCTGTTCTTCTGTTCCGCGGAATACGACCTGCCGGCCCTTGCCGAGATGCTCGAACGCTACTTCGGCGGCATCGACCTGGTCGGCTGCACCACAGCCGGCGAGATCACTCCGGCGGGCTACGGACGCGGCTGCGTCAGCGCGGTGGGCTTCGACGTGCGCAGCTTCGCCATCAGCAGCGCGCTGATCGACGAAATGGAGCGCTTCAGCCTGCTGGACGCGCAGCAGATGGTCGAGACCCTGGTGGCCGGCTGTCGCCGCGGCGGCCTGGCGCCGATCAAGGACCACAGTTTCGCCCTGACCTTGCTCGACGGCCTGTCCAGCCGCGAAGAGGTGGTGCTCGCCGCGCTTGGCGCGGCGCTCGGCGCGATCCCGCATTTCGGTGGCTCGGCCGGCGACGACCGGCACCTGACCCACACCCATGTCTACCACCAGGGCCAGTTCCATACCGGGGCGGCAGTGGTGGTGCTGGTCAACACCTGGCTGGACTTCGAGGTCTTCACCACCCATCACGTGGTGCCGCGCGCCGAAAAGTTGGTGGTGACCCGCGCCGACAGCGGCAGCCGGCGGGTCCACGAACTCAACGCCGAGCCGGCGGCGCTGGAATACGCCCGGCTGGTCGGGGTGGCGCCGCAGGCGCTGGATTTCGCCCTGTTCTCCGCGCATCCGCTGGCGGTGCGGGTCGACGAACGCTATTACGTGCGCTCGATCCAGCAGGCCAACGAGGACCTGAGCCTGACCTTCTACTGTGCGGTGGAGAACGGCATCGTTCTCACCGCGATGAGCACCGGCCCGCTGTTGCCCAACCTGGAGGCGCAGTTCCGCCGCCTCCACGAGCGCCTCGGACCGCCGTTGCTGACCATCGGTTGCGACTGCTTCCTGCGGCGCCTGGAGCTGGAGGTCGGCGGTGACACGCAAGCTACCGCCGCGTTTCTCCGCAGCCAGCAGGTGATCGGCTTCAACACCTACGGAGAGCAATTCAATGGCATGCATATCAACCAGACCTTCACCGGGGTCGCCATTGGCCGACCCCGCGGAGGTGTCCGTCGCTGA